The following nucleotide sequence is from Scheffersomyces stipitis CBS 6054 chromosome 4, complete sequence.
caaaCTGTCAAGGACACCGTTGCTGCTAGAGCTAAGAGgagagaagaaaacttgaagtcaagaagagaaaacaaagGAAAAAAGAGTAAGCAACAACCAAAGTTGAGAAAGTTCACTGGTGTTGTGAATAAAGCCGCCAAGAAGAGAGCTGGCTTCGAAGGCAGTGCCAAATCAAAGAACAAACGAAAGTGATAACGTTGGTTAGCACGTCATTTCATTACTGGTTTAGAACGGTAATATCGTCTTCTAGTATATTGCATTTCCACTTTAATAAACTTACCGTTCGGGATTTCAGGGCCAAGTAGTAGCTGTAGACTCTCTTCTATGATTTTCACGCTCTTAATTCTCCTAATCTCGGCTTACTTCATGACTATATATTGTTCTCGCAATACATGTAATTATACGAAAATTAATAAAGGGGTCTTCCTGGCATATTATATAACCGCTTAGAGGTTCTTCGTACGCGATCGGAACTGAATTTTAAATCATTCAAAAAAACGTTTGGTTCAACAGATTATTTCAACAACCCTTGTAATCTACAAGACGAAGGCGCTGTGCATACAATAACCTCCTATAGACTAAACCATAATAGTTTATCGTTCAGACAGAAATTCGTTGATATACATGTCACATGACGTATGCTGGTTCCTGCAGATCCAAAATTTCAGGTCCTGCCCCCGAATGCATAAGGCAAACGTAACATATCTCGTCCAAttcgaaaatgaaatccatctttttctttctcaattgAATTCACTCAACTGATTTGTAACTAATTTCAACATTTGTTAATCATGTCTTCTTTGCCCGAGCAAGCTAAGAACTTTTTGTCTCAAATTGATGCTGTATGTATGGAAACCATTTTGTAAATTATgtgttttcaagatttgcaATACTAACCGATACTTAGAAAACTGCCAACCAACAACTTTTGCATCAATTCGAAAAGCAAACTGGTTTGCCAAGATCCTATGCTGTCTTAGCTTTGGTTGCCGTATACTTCGtgttgattttcttgaacgTTGGTGGCGTTGGTCAACTTTTGTCCAACATTGCTGGTTTTGTCATACCAGGTTACTACTCTTTGATTGCCTTGAACACCAGAACTTCCTCTGATGACACCCAATTGTTAACCTACTGGGTTGTATTCGCCTTCTTGAACGTCGTTGAATTCTGGTCCAAGGCTATCTTGTACTGGGTTCCAttctacttcttgttcaagaccATCTTCTTGCTCTACATTGGTGTTCCATCATTCGGTGGTGCCACTCTTGTATACCAAAACATCATCAAGCCATTTTCCGAAAAATATGTTGGTACAGGTGGTAAAGGCAGTATTGCTAGCAAGATCGATGATGCTGCTGAAGGTATTTCCTCTGGCGTTGAGCTCTAAGCCACTCCAGTTGGTATTTGTTTCATTGGCTAGTTCTACATCTATGGAAATTATTTATTACTACGTCTTAGCACTGTATGCAAATGTATATTGTTCATGCGTGTGTCAGTAGCATACATCGGTAGCATGAATTGTTTTCCAGGTAATTGTGACATGTTGTGTCAAGGCATGTATGAAAATACTAGACACCTGTGTAGAAAATCTATGAATAAATTTGAAGCTTTTGTTCTCTCATAATCTCGTAATCTCAGACGAATTCAACTTCAGGCTTGTCTCCATACTTGACAACTCTAAGCGCAGCAGTTCTCTGGAAACCAAATGGTACATCGTTGACAACATCACTGAGTACCATAATTGCAACGCACCATCCCCACATCATAAAAGTAGATGTGAACGAAGCTGCAATACCCTTGGGAAGTTGCTGTGCATAGGTCTTGAAGATGCCTGGAAGCACGTTTATACCTTTGGTTCCATTAGTTAATGTGGCATTTGGAACATATTTTGCAGCTACATTCGACTTGGTAGAAAAGGAACGAATTAATAATTCTACTGGTTTGTTCTTTAACACTCTAGCAAACATGATTTTATTATGGTTGATGATTTGTTATTGATTTGCTTTAGATAGGGATACTTCAGCTAGCAAATTGTCTACTATAGAAGCTCATGCTACAGCTTATATACTTCCAATTTCCTATAAAGCAATCCCCACCCGTTTCCGAGGCACATTCATATTCCATAGTGTAGTATGTAATAGTCCGCAATTCATGTTGCAAAACTGTCAGATGCAAAGCCCATGCAGAAATTTTTGCAATAATTGATATCAAACCCCGCcaaaaaaacaaaaagtgCAGTGATCACtaaaaaatcaaaatccGAACTATTATCACAAAATAAATTTTGCATTGTATATCCGAACTAGATAGTTTCCAAATAAATATCGTTTATTATACAATTAATGTCATTTAAGAAGCATGactgaagttgaaactaAAGGAGAGAACACTTGTAGCAAACAAATAATACAAACTAAATAGAGAAAATTAAACTTTGAGTGCCTCTTCGTAACTAGGTGGTGGTCCGGTGTAGGTTGCGGAACCCTTCTCGTTGAACTCGGTATTACTGTTGGAAACATCAACTCCACCTTCAATAGCCCTATTCATCTCAATGTCAGAGAGACCCAAATTGTCCTTGACAATCCAAATGTGAGGTTCTTCGTCAGTAACAGATGGATCAGCATAAGCTGTCTTCACGAACTCATCATTGTATTCAATGTAGTTGAAGTAGCATGCTGGCATCTTCGCACGTACGATATCAAAGGTTTCGGATTTTGGCTTGAAGAACTTTGTTAACCAAGAAACACCCTTTCCTGGAACAGCCACAACTTGACCGACAGCAGCAGTCTTACCTCCTTCAAGCTCGGATGCCTTGTCGAAGGGACTATGCTTGTCTGATTCATCTGAGCCAGCAACCTTGGACTCGGGTCCAGATTCGTTTGCCCTCTCAGATGCGCCTCCTTGGATTGTGACATCCTGGTCTTGATAGGCACCAAGTTCATTACCACCTTCCCAGTAGTTAGTACCCTCTGTCTTAATTTCTTTGTAACCCTGGTCGTGCATTGGATATTCGAGTGACTTGTTGCCAGCCGCGTATCTAATAGCAGAAATTGGAACTGTTTCCCACAATGGTAAGTACTTCCACTTCAAGTAGAGGTGAACAGCGACAGTAACTGGAATGGTGagagcttccaaagcaacAGAGACCCAATTCTTACCAAAGACAAACATAGCTGTAAGACAAACCTCAGCCAAGTATAATCCAACGAATAATTGCAACAAACCTCTTGGGTAATTTCTACCACGAGCGTCTACAGGGTTTGGCTGCAAAACATAAACCAAGGTGTAAATGTAGGCCAAGTAAATAACAAGAAAAGCGATACCAGCAAATCCAAGCACCAATGGTGCTATGATGGCATAACATAAACCAATCACTGCCAAGAGTTGATAAGCGGGATAGGTGGTAGACCAGTCAGGGGAACCTATTTTATACCATACGTTCCATTTAGCTCTAGGGGTACTAGCAAGTCTGCTGAAAACCTgtgacaaaatcaaaggAACAATTTGCAACAACAAACCAGAGGGAATAGTCAAGCCCTGCAAGCAGAAGAATGCTAGATAGAAATTTGAAGCCTTAGGCAAATTGCTTGATAACAATTGCAAAGCGGTACCAGGCTTACTTATAATAGATGTAACAGAGGAAGCTGCGGCAGAAGTAACGGTGACAACAAGGAATGAATGAACAACCTGGAAGGCGAAGAACCATGCTTGACAGAATccattgacttcttgaatagTAATACAGCCAGCAACTTTACCCATCTTCTTAATAAATGGAGGAACCAAAGACATCAAAATAGCCAAGGCAACCACTGGAAGTAAACCGGTGATAATTCCCATAAGTTTTGCAGGCATGTTGTCGATAAATCTAAGGAAATGGACTTTG
It contains:
- a CDS encoding predicted protein, which produces MSSLPEQAKNFLSQIDAKTANQQLLHQFEKQTGLPRSYAVLALVAVYFVLIFLNVGGVGQLLSNIAGFVIPGYYSLIALNTRTSSDDTQLLTYWVVFAFLNVVEFWSKAILYWVPFYFLFKTIFLLYIGVPSFGGATLVYQNIIKPFSEKYVGTGGKGSIASKIDDAAEGISSGVEL
- a CDS encoding predicted protein (go_component membrane), whose product is MSDSSTSSDSSVSQFLAALIPTAVIAAVFILLFIAIRKKQKRVYEPRSIIETVPKDLQTESTPTGLFSWAPHVLKKSESYLIQQAGIDGYFFIRFLLEFGLICILGCFITWPILFPVNATNSNGQKGFNAISYSNVNNKWRFLAHIFVSWIFFGSVLFLIYREIVYYTTFRHAVQTTPLYDSLLSSRTLLLTEIPESLYEEETLRSYFPPAKTIWYARDYKKLEKDVKERTKLAGKYEGAANKVIIKAVKMRNKAIKKKKPTPEPADEIDKYLKDGKKRPTHRLKFLIGKKVDTLNYGVERLGELNTSIKEQQENFKENKQVPSVFIEFPTQLDLQLAYQAVPFNKDLKGVRRFSGLAPSDIIWENLPLTKKSRWAKKVVANTVLTLMIIFWAIPVAVVGAISNINFLTDKVHFLRFIDNMPAKLMGIITGLLPVVALAILMSLVPPFIKKMGKVAGCITIQEVNGFCQAWFFAFQVVHSFLVVTVTSAAASSVTSIISKPGTALQLLSSNLPKASNFYLAFFCLQGLTIPSGLLLQIVPLILSQVFSRLASTPRAKWNVWYKIGSPDWSTTYPAYQLLAVIGLCYAIIAPLVLGFAGIAFLVIYLAYIYTLVYVLQPNPVDARGRNYPRGLLQLFVGLYLAEVCLTAMFVFGKNWVSVALEALTIPVTVAVHLYLKWKYLPLWETVPISAIRYAAGNKSLEYPMHDQGYKEIKTEGTNYWEGGNELGAYQDQDVTIQGGASERANESGPESKVAGSDESDKHSPFDKASELEGGKTAAVGQVVAVPGKGVSWLTKFFKPKSETFDIVRAKMPACYFNYIEYNDEFVKTAYADPSVTDEEPHIWIVKDNLGLSDIEMNRAIEGGVDVSNSNTEFNEKGSATYTGPPPSYEEALKV